Below is a genomic region from Fulvia fulva chromosome 13, complete sequence.
CGTACAGGTACTCGGGTCTGGGGTCGGTTGTGGGGTCGGCGTTGGAGGTTAGGAAGATGTCTTCGCCGCCTGGCGAGCCTGAGTTGGCGATGGTGTTGAGGTTGTTGAGGTTATCGAGGGTCAGGGGGTTAGGACCGGCTGTGGTTGTGGTGCGGTTGATGGCTGGGTGGGTATTGAATAGCTGCGTCGAGATGTCGGAAGGGTTGTATTTCTCTTCTGTGTGGAGGTATGCGATGGGTGCGAACTTGACGACGAAGTCGGGGACGTTGGAGGGTGCTTGACGGGGTTCTAGAGGTGCTGCTGTTGCTGTGAGAGCTAAGCTCAGGAGAGCGAGGGAGAGCATGTTTGCTGGACTCGAGCGGAAGGCCGATATACTGCTGTGAACTACATACGAAACAAACGACGAACGACCTTACCATATGTACCCGCACGCTCTGCTTCCAAGCACCGTGTGACAACCACCATACAGCCACATCTAACTTCCACCAGCCCCCAAACCACCGGAGAAGCATCCAAGTCCCAACCACGATCTGCACCACCCACATCTGCACAGCACAGCGTCCCAAACCAACAAAGCGAATCATACGCACACGAGAGGCACAGAGGGACATGGCGCATAAAAGGCTGATACCGTGCAGAGTCCCGTAGCGTACTGTACATCGACCAAGCAGAGCACCTAGATCAGCATACGGCAGTGGGTCGTGATGCAGCGATCGGATGCGCACCGTCGGACCTGCAGAACAGAGGACATGCGTATGACGATCATCTGGGAGGGTTTGGAGGGTGAGGTCGAAGCTGTTTGAAGTGTGGTGTCCACGATGGTTGGAGCTTCGTTTTGATTGGCGCGCATAGCGCAATGCGGGAGCTGTGACTGTGGTACGGATCTTGCACGCCCGCTGCAACACAACCAAGGTACGGAGACAGGACCAGTCTCGGCAGGTCGATTTGCTTCTAGATTCAGACTCCATTTGATGTTGCAGAGCGTAGAAAGTATCCCGATGAGAGAAGTTGATCTTGCTGCGAAAGTTGCACGCTAAAGCGTGCTGATATTGATGTTGATATTGATCGCCACTTCTGCATCCTTGTCGCGAGGGTATTAGAGACACACAGTCACGCTGCTTGGGCCGACTTTGTACATTTCTAGCATTAACTCCGTTGCGCTTTTTCCACATGACCTTACCTTTTGACGTTGCTTCTGTACATTGTACATAAACGTCCTCGCCGTCAACGAGGGCCCTGCCATTTCCGCCAACACCTGCCGCCTGCATTTAAAGAACGTACTGCACAAGATGTTAGTCAAAGTATGGTGGAGACGTAAAGGGTGTAGCTCACCGGGATGAACAAGTACGGCACTCTCCTCTCGTACTCCTTCCACGCATCACCATACTTCTCGCGACACCTCTGAATATCTCTGAACGCACGATGCGTGATCATGAGCGTGAAGAAGACTGAGTAGAACCATGGGAATGGGCTGTTGAAACCAGTGATAAGACCCCAAGTGAGCGCAAAGTACGTGTCGCAAGTGTAGTGAATCTTGCGGCAGTACTTGTACCAGCCGTCGACTAGAATCGAATCTCCAGTGTCGGTCTTGATGTGCTCCGGGTTCTCAACGTACTTCCATGGCAGCTGTGGGAAGGTCTTGCGGTGGACGTGGTAGCCTCGTCCCATCGTGCGGAACATGTTCTTCTGCGAGTTACAGGTATCCCAGACCCAGTACATGAAGAGGTAGGAGGTGTAGAAAAGGACCAGAGCAGGCTTGGACCAGGCATATTCGGTTGGATCGTGGTTGGCGAGGTAGATGGTGCAGTGGCAGTAGCTGAGCGGGACACCAGCCAAGTTCCAGAAGATAAGCATGAAGCCCCACTTCTCGTAGTACATGTCCCAAGTGATGACAATCATCTCCTCTCCCTTGCAGCAGGCATTGGCGTAGAGCCAGTGGGCCATGAGCAGGAAGCCAACTTCGCCAGTGACGTAGCCGTAGTTCTCGTACTGGCGCGCCGCAGCAGACAAGGTGGTGAAGAAGAGGATGAACCATGGAAGACGGATCTCGAAGAACATCTTAAAGTCGAGCCAGCCGAACATGCGTGGGTTGAGCTCGGCACCCATGAAGAAGTCGTAGATGTGGTGGCCAGTCATACGATGCTGGGCACCTCGTGCCAGAGCTGAGATGTAGGCTACAATGGAGACCAGGAAACCAGAGATGATGGCGACCGACATGATGGGCCCAAACTCATCGATCAGAGTGTAGAGCTTGAAGATGCCAGTGAAGTGGAGGACAGCCGCGACAGCGATAGAGGTATAGAAGCTCCACACACCATTGCAGTAGTAGCGAAGCTGCTTTCCACCTTCGTGTGGGAGGGGCTTTCCAGTAGAGTAGACACCTGGCAGCGTAAGGTACAGGATACCCTCAAAGATGAAGAAAGTCCAGTATATCGCCCAAGCCTTCGCGTGTGGGAACGCGCCAGTGTACACCAGCTTGACAAGGTGCTTTCCATATGCTGACCATGTCATGCTCGGCTCAGATGCGAACTTGCCGTCGTAGTACGTCGCGCCAACCCACATGTACCACATGAGCAATGGAAAGCCGATCATCATGGCGGTCACACCGAATGTTCCGCCAAACTCGAAGTGTGGATCCGCGTCGATCTTGGGATCTGAGCCCTCGAGCCAGCCGTCGATGACCTTGCCCTTGGGCGTGCCATTGTGGTGTCCATTCGCCTTCTTCTCAGACGGCACGCTTCTGCCATTGGGGATCGGTGCGGTCAGAGGGTCTCTTCCTGAGCTGGAGGCAGGTTCGAGAGGTGATGGCGATCGATCGTCGACGGAGGGGGTTCCTGACTTGCGCGTACGCCGTTTCGTTCCTGGCGTTTCGACGAAGCCGTCGGGGAGCATAGACTTTCTGGACATTGTTAGATGTGAGAGTGGTGCCTTCTGTGGCGTACTGTGCGCTTTATATACCTGGGCGTCTTCCCGGTCTGTGACCTCGTCACTCGCGCGCTGGGAGTGTCGCTCATCGTAAAAAAATGCGAGCGGAATGCGCGGACCGCGATTCCTTGCTATGCAATGCAAATGCAGGCGCACTGCTATCGATTGGCCAGAATCGTTCGATCTGGCCCCTGCGATGGGTCACCGAGATTGTTCGGCGCACAATGGCACAAAATAGACGTGATGTCGAGGATGAAGGACGTTTCTCGGTGCTGGCTCAAGGGTAAACATCCACGTCGCGTCGCTCATCCGATCGAAATTCCCGCGGCCGTGATGCACAAACATGCACATCTCATTGGCTGGGCATTTTCGTAACCATCATCACAACGTTGAGCGCGACAACATCACCTGTCCCCACCATACGATATTGTTCGACGCGTCTATTGGTCTCTCACATCACGCTGCACAGACAGCGGTGGCACTGGGGCATACGGCAGCATCGAGACGCTGTCAAGGTAGGTGGCAAGATCATCGCTGTGCTGTTGGCATCACACCTGCGTGAAGCACAAGAGACCCCATCCAACATCATCTCATCTGTCTCTCGTCTCCTATGCCACTCTCAAACATCATCAAACGTATGCACAGCAAGACATCCACAATGAAAGTCGACTCCGCCATCATCTCCCTCCTCAAGCTCGACCCCGAGCAAACCACCGTCTCCTCCGCCGGCCGAGGCGGCATGTCCTCAGCCTCAACGTCCAAGATCACAACAAAACCCCAAGACGGCTCAACAATGCAATACTTCATGAAAACCGGCAAAGGCCGCGCCGCCGAACTAATGTTCGAGGGCGAACACCAATCCCTCAAAGCCATCTACTCCGCAGTCCCAACCCTCTGTCCCAACTCCTTCGGCCACGGAGAATTCGTCGATGCACCCGGAACCTCTTTCCTAGTTACAGATTACCTCGACCTCTCCGGCGGACGAAGAGGGAGTAAAGGGAAGGGCATGACTCTCGCGCAGAAACTCGCGAAACTGCACACAACC
It encodes:
- a CDS encoding Delta(24(24(1)))-sterol reductase, yielding MSRKSMLPDGFVETPGTKRRTRKSGTPSVDDRSPSPLEPASSSGRDPLTAPIPNGRSVPSEKKANGHHNGTPKGKVIDGWLEGSDPKIDADPHFEFGGTFGVTAMMIGFPLLMWYMWVGATYYDGKFASEPSMTWSAYGKHLVKLVYTGAFPHAKAWAIYWTFFIFEGILYLTLPGVYSTGKPLPHEGGKQLRYYCNGVWSFYTSIAVAAVLHFTGIFKLYTLIDEFGPIMSVAIISGFLVSIVAYISALARGAQHRMTGHHIYDFFMGAELNPRMFGWLDFKMFFEIRLPWFILFFTTLSAAARQYENYGYVTGEVGFLLMAHWLYANACCKGEEMIVITWDMYYEKWGFMLIFWNLAGVPLSYCHCTIYLANHDPTEYAWSKPALVLFYTSYLFMYWVWDTCNSQKNMFRTMGRGYHVHRKTFPQLPWKYVENPEHIKTDTGDSILVDGWYKYCRKIHYTCDTYFALTWGLITGFNSPFPWFYSVFFTLMITHRAFRDIQRCREKYGDAWKEYERRVPYLFIPYVL